One Deltaproteobacteria bacterium genomic region harbors:
- a CDS encoding FxsA family protein — MILLAFFAIPILEIVLSMGLIKNFGFINVFFAWLLLTILGVGLLRTTGVRLAVSVAKSMREGKSPGVAALAAALTGLSGVLLVIPGFSSDILAILLLVPGARGYLARRLIAKVKYKHGVGFSKAGPSDDDQQNASSQVIDVDAVVETSTGINSDELNIIESKKLKNPT, encoded by the coding sequence ATGATTTTACTCGCATTTTTCGCGATCCCGATTTTGGAAATCGTCCTCTCAATGGGGTTGATAAAAAACTTTGGATTCATAAACGTCTTTTTCGCCTGGTTGCTGCTGACGATTCTAGGAGTGGGGCTTTTAAGGACGACGGGGGTACGCCTTGCCGTGTCCGTCGCCAAATCGATGCGTGAAGGCAAGTCTCCAGGGGTCGCAGCGCTCGCAGCCGCGTTGACGGGTTTATCCGGCGTGTTGTTGGTGATTCCTGGATTTAGCTCCGACATTTTGGCCATCTTGCTGTTGGTTCCTGGAGCCCGCGGATATTTGGCGAGGAGATTGATTGCGAAAGTGAAGTACAAACATGGCGTCGGCTTTTCTAAGGCCGGCCCCTCGGATGATGACCAGCAAAATGCCTCATCCCAAGTCATTGACGTCGACGCCGTCGTGGAAACCTCCACCGGAATAAACAGTGATGAATTGAACATAATTGAGAGCAAGAAGTTGAAGAATCCCACATGA
- the xth gene encoding exodeoxyribonuclease III produces MKIISWNVNGIRAVGKKGFLPFVEREAPDVLCLQETKAHFDQVENQVREPSGMKGSWSSAVRKGYSGVATFERASSPLPVREWVPKIGIEIYDQEGRVVITDHGPFLLYNIYFPNGGSGQERHDFKQVFLRELNRHLAAKISSGREIILVGDYNVAHKEIDVYDPIRLAKESGFLPEERAWFDSFLAIGFIDTFRHFYPEEKGAFTWWSYVERARPVNRGWRIDYVSVTKGLVPALTRAAILDEVEGSDHCPVLIEIDEAKLK; encoded by the coding sequence ATGAAGATAATTTCTTGGAATGTGAACGGTATTCGCGCAGTCGGCAAAAAGGGCTTTCTGCCGTTTGTTGAACGAGAAGCTCCGGATGTGCTTTGTTTACAGGAAACGAAAGCGCACTTTGATCAAGTTGAAAATCAAGTGCGTGAGCCGAGCGGCATGAAGGGTTCTTGGTCTTCAGCTGTTCGCAAAGGGTATTCCGGAGTCGCCACCTTCGAGCGTGCGTCGTCCCCTCTGCCCGTGCGGGAGTGGGTTCCTAAAATCGGAATTGAAATTTACGATCAAGAAGGTCGCGTTGTAATCACGGACCATGGCCCCTTTTTACTTTACAATATTTATTTTCCCAATGGTGGGAGCGGCCAAGAGCGTCACGACTTCAAGCAGGTTTTCTTGCGCGAGCTGAACAGGCATTTGGCTGCGAAAATCTCCTCTGGCCGCGAGATTATTTTGGTCGGGGATTACAATGTCGCTCACAAAGAAATTGATGTTTACGACCCAATTCGATTGGCAAAGGAAAGTGGCTTTTTGCCTGAAGAGCGCGCGTGGTTTGATTCGTTTCTTGCAATTGGCTTTATCGATACTTTCCGCCACTTTTATCCGGAAGAAAAAGGGGCGTTCACTTGGTGGAGCTATGTCGAACGTGCGCGGCCCGTTAACCGCGGTTGGCGAATTGATTACGTGAGTGTTACAAAGGGCCTCGTTCCCGCGCTGACGAGGGCTGCGATTTTAGATGAAGTTGAGGGTTCTGATCATTGTCCTGTCTTAATCGAAATTGATGAGGCCAAGCTGAAATGA